The Acidobacteriota bacterium genome includes a region encoding these proteins:
- a CDS encoding GNAT family N-acetyltransferase has protein sequence MEITDLSRQSETILEQAAVLLVEGFIEPRGWPTLELAREEVASVLRTGFARAALDGGTLLGWIGGLPEYAGRVWELHPMVVRREYRRRGIGRALAEAFEIEACSRGAFTATLGTDDDAGMTSLADIDLYDDVPRHIAELRDLGRDHPFLFYRRLGYVVTGVMPDANGRGRPDIYMSKRLRTGG, from the coding sequence ATGGAGATCACTGACCTCAGCAGACAATCTGAGACTATTCTCGAGCAGGCCGCAGTGCTGCTGGTCGAGGGGTTCATCGAGCCGCGAGGGTGGCCCACGCTCGAATTGGCGCGCGAGGAGGTCGCGTCGGTACTCCGCACGGGCTTCGCACGCGCTGCGCTGGATGGGGGCACTCTGCTGGGCTGGATCGGCGGCCTGCCCGAGTACGCTGGGCGCGTGTGGGAGTTGCATCCGATGGTCGTTCGACGTGAGTACCGCCGCCGAGGAATCGGACGCGCGCTGGCAGAGGCATTCGAGATCGAAGCCTGCAGCCGCGGCGCGTTCACTGCAACACTCGGTACCGATGACGATGCAGGGATGACGTCTCTGGCGGACATCGATCTGTACGACGATGTCCCGCGGCATATCGCGGAACTCCGGGACCTCGGACGCGATCACCCCTTCCTGTTCTATCGAAGACTGGGTTACGTCGTCACGGGAGTCATGCCCGATGCGAATGGCCGTGGACGGCCCGATATTTACATGTCGAAGCGACTTCGGACGGGCGGCTGA
- a CDS encoding FAD-dependent monooxygenase — MHYDVVIVGARCAGAALATFLARSGVRVLVVDRNPLPSDQVLSTHTIHPPGVDILDDLGVGQPVRSVTPKSFIVGKRVTPSLFGSVVRI, encoded by the coding sequence ATGCATTACGACGTAGTAATCGTGGGTGCGCGCTGTGCCGGCGCTGCTCTTGCCACCTTCTTGGCGCGATCAGGAGTGCGCGTTCTGGTGGTGGATCGCAATCCACTTCCATCCGACCAGGTCCTCTCGACCCATACGATTCACCCTCCTGGCGTGGACATCCTTGATGACCTTGGGGTCGGTCAACCTGTTCGTTCAGTCACGCCCAAGAGTTTCATCGTCGGGAAGAGGGTCACACCTTCGTTATTCGGTTCAGTCGTGCGAATCTGA